One window of the Salvia splendens isolate huo1 chromosome 1, SspV2, whole genome shotgun sequence genome contains the following:
- the LOC121810658 gene encoding trihelix transcription factor DF1-like: MLGVSGIIGTTTAAAAVDGSKAENNHDSGGASGGSSEVGAGGGVDENERIGGGGGNRWPRQETVALLKIRSDMDVTFRDASLKRPLWEEVSRKMAELGFQRSAKKCKEKFENVFKYHKRTKDGRASKQDAKAYRFFDQLEALENTSPNNHHFSTPPPPPSAAATPMLHVPSASPTPLSVVPPHNISIANPINSSSASQFQLPMWNSMSSSTSSDEDIQQRRGRKRKWKDYLEKMMAEVVQKQEDLQKKFLEALENRERDRIAREEAWREQEMARLNRERDLLIQERSAAAAKDAAVISFLKKVSGQADLQIPTTPPPQPTLDITLHRDNGGGGDDYISASSSRWPKAEVEALIKLRKNLEVKYQESGPFGPLWEEISKAMSNIGYNRSSKRCKEKWENINKYFKKVKESNKKRPEDSKTCPYFNQLDAMYKERAKSLVPSFNLGPIMAQPEQQWPQQQMHDSERDNDNNGEDEEDEAGDYEMVATKQPPSVTNAVEGG; the protein is encoded by the exons ATGCTTGGCGTTTCAGGCATCATCGgaaccaccaccgccgccgccgcagtcGACGGATCCAAGGCAGAGAATAATCACGACAGCGGCGGAGCTAGCGGAGGCAGCAGCGAGGTCGGCGCAGGAGGCGGAGTGGATGAAAATGAGAGAATTGGCGGAGGCGGCGGAAACCGGTGGCCGAGGCAGGAGACGGTGGCGCTGCTGAAAATTCGGTCTGACATGGATGTTACCTTTCGCGATGCAAGCCTTAAAAGGCCATTATGGGAGGAAGTTTCCAG GAAAATGGCGGAGCTTGGGTTTCAACGAAGCGCTAAAAAATGCAAAGAGAAATTCGAAAACGTGTTCAAATACCACAAAAGGACCAAAGATGGCCGAGCATCCAAACAAGACGCAAAGGCGTATCGATTCTTCGACCAATTAGAAGCTCTCGAAAACACCTCTCCGAATAACCACCATTTCAGcactccgccgccgcctccctcCGCCGCGGCAACACCAATGCTTCATGTTCCATCGGCGAGTCCGACGCCGCTAAGCGTGGTGCCTCCACATAATATATCCATCGCGAATCCGATCAATTCTTCGTCTGCTTCTCAATTTCAACTGCCGATGTGGAATTCGATGTCGTCGTCGACTTCCTCCGACGAGGACATACAGCAGCGGAGGGGGCGGAAGAGGAAGTGGAAGGACTACTTAGAGAAGATGATGGCGGAAGTAGTGCAGAAGCAGGAGGATCTGCAGAAGAAGTTTCTAGAAGCTCTGGAGAACCGAGAGCGAGACCGCATCGCTCGGGAGGAGGCATGGCGAGAGCAGGAAATGGCGAGGCTGAATCGCGAGCGCGATCTCCTCATCCAGGAGagatccgccgccgccgccaaagATGCCGCCGTCATCTCCTTCCTGAAAAAAGTCTCCGGCCAAGCCGATCTCCAGATCCCCACCACTCCGCCGCCGCAGCCAACATTAGACATCACGCTGCATAGAGACAACGGCGGAGGCGGAGATGATTACATCTCCGCCAGCTCGTCGCGGTGGCCGAAGGCGGAGGTGGAAGCGCTGATCAAGCTGCGGAAGAATCTAGAAGTGAAGTACCAAGAGAGCGGGCCCTTCGGCCCGCTGTGGGAGGAGATTTCGAAGGCGATGAGCAACATAGGATACAACCGAAGCTCGAAGCGATGCAAGGAGAAATGGGAGAATATCAACAAATACTTCAAAAAGGTAAAAGAGAGCAACAAGAAGCGGCCCGAGGACTCCAAAACATGCCCATATTTCAACCAGCTCGACGCAATGTACAAGGAGCGGGCCAAGAGCCTCGTCCCTTCATTCAACCTCGGGCCCATAATGGCCCAGCCCGAACAGCAGTGGCCTCAGCAACAAATGCATGACAGCGAACGAGATAACGACAACAACGGTGAAGATGAGGAAGATGAAGCAGGCGATTACGAAATGGTGGCGACGAAGCAGCCGCCTTCGGTGACGAACGCAGTGGAAGGAggctag
- the LOC121810710 gene encoding tubby-like F-box protein 8, with protein MSFRSLARDLRDSIGSLSKRSFDLRLHAHHRGKSYGAVHELHDQPEVIQTSCWAGLPPELLRDVIKRLEESESTWPARKHMVACGAVCQSWREMCKEIVQCPEFCGKLTFPISLKQPGFRDGSIQCFIKRDKSKLTYQLFLCLSPALLVENGKFLLSAKRVRRTTCTEYVISMDADSISRSSSSYIGKVRSNFLGTKFIIYDTQPPHNNSNISPPGRTSRRFYSKKVSPKVSSGSYSIAQVSYELNVLGTRGPRRMHCAMHTIPISSLEPGGSVPGQPELLPRSLEASFRSISLSKSIASSKEFSSARFSDMAVPHEGEDGGKDRPLILKNKAPRWHQQLQRWCLNFRGRVTVASVKNFQLIAATQGGAAAAPTPSQPNQSDHDKIILQFGKIGKDMFTMDYRYPLSAFQAFAICLSSFDTKLACE; from the exons ATGTCGTTCCGTAGCCTAGCTCGTGACTTAAGGGACAGTATAGGAAGCTTGTCGAAACGAAGTTTTGATTTGAGGCTGCACGCTCACCACCGTGGAAAGTCTTATGGTGCTGTCCATGAGTTGCACGACCAGCCTGAAGTTATTCAGACCAGTTGTTGGGCTGGTCTTCCACCTGAATTACTCCGTGATGTGATAAAAAGATTGGAAGAGAGTGAGAGTACATGGCCTGCCCGAAAACACATGGTGGCATGTGGAGCTGTTTGCCAGTCATGGAGGGAGATGTGCAAAGAAATTGTTCAATGCCCTGAATTTTGTGGAAAATTAACCTTTCCAATATCCCTCAAGCAG CCAGGGTTTCGAGATGGAAGCATTCAGTGTTTCATTAAGAGAGACAAGTCTAAGTTGACTTACCAACTATTTCTATGCCTTAGTCCTG CTTTGCTTGTCGAGAATGGTAAATTTCTTCTTTCGGCAAAACGGGTTCGCCGGACTACTTGTACGGAGTATGTGATCTCAATGGATGCTGATAGCATCTCAAGGTCGAGCAGCAGTTATATTGGCAAAGTGAG GTCCAATTTTCTTGGAACCAAGTTCATAATTTATGACACTCAGCCGCCACACAACAACTCCAACATCTCCCCACCTGGTCGTACCAGTCGCAGGTTCTACTCGAAAAAAGTTTCGCCAAAAGTCTCCAGTGGAAGTTACAGCATTGCACAGGTATCATATGAGCTTAATGTGCTTGGCACAAGGGGTCCTCGTAGGATGCACTGCGCCATGCACACAATCCCCATTTCTTCACTCGAGCCAGGCGGTTCTGTCCCTGGTCAACCCGAGCTGCTTCCCCGCTCTCTCGAAGCCTCTTTCAGGAGTATCTCCTTATCTAAATCGATAGCTAGCTCAAAAGAGTTCAGCAGTGCCAGATTTTCAGACATGGCCGTCCCACACGAGGGAGAAGATGGTGGAAAGGATAGGCCTTTAATTCTGAAAAATAAGGCTCCGAGGTGGCACCAACAGTTGCAGCGTTGGTGCCTCAACTTCAGAGGAAGGGTAACGGTTGCATCGGTCAAGAATTTCCAGCTCATCGCCGCAACTCAGGGGGGAGCTGCCGCCGCCCCGACGCCTTCCCAACCAAACCAGTCCGATCATGACAAGATCATACTGCAGTTTGGTAAGATTGGTAAAGATATGTTCACAATGGATTACCGATATCCTTTGTCTGCATTTCAAGCCTTCGCCATATGTTTAAGCAGTTTCGACACGAAATTGGCATGTGAATAG